One region of Salvelinus namaycush isolate Seneca chromosome 3, SaNama_1.0, whole genome shotgun sequence genomic DNA includes:
- the cbx8a gene encoding chromobox protein homolog 8a — MELSAVGERVFAAESINKQRIRRGRMEYLVKWKGWSKKYSTWEPEENILDARLFAAFEERERERELFGPKKRGPKPETFLLKAKAKATAKTYECRREMPRGIRVSYPVPTPMITPRAREGLRAVVPTIFPPSTVNRGESVRVRLPERRSRPAPPPSFMAEEFVNIHKKRGPKPKFRLGFNMEPDSCPSEEPEKRSRLEEQHVPYGLSKMSRHCHHEAETSERSVIQLTRRFQEGTSIVPKSNNAHRRVGTVSNPGTHSHDGRLVHKARLDHQSRRTLECPGGMSVPHPKLKHVSKKHFYRASDSSSSMQQSSPIVGAKLPASRSFGEQSAGSWRPRLDNVEKVVVTDVTTNFLTVTIKESSTDKGFFKDKR; from the exons ATGGAGCTATCGGCTGTTGGAGAGCGTGTCTTCGCTGCGGAGTCCATCAACAAACAACGCATAAGAAGA GGTCGAATGGAATACCTTGTGAAATGGAAGGGCTGGTCTAAAAA ATATAGCACGTGGGAACCGGAGGAAAACATTCTAGATGCGCGCCTCTTCGCTGCGTTCGAAGAAAG GGAGCGTGAAAGGGAGTTATTTGGGCCAAAGAAGAGGGGACCGAAGCCCGAGACATTTCTGCTGAAG GCAAAGGCGAAAGCCACAGCAAAGACTTATGAATGCAGAAgagaaatgccaagggggattCGTGTTTCATACCCTGTTCCGACGCCTATGATTACACCGAGAGCTCGAGAGGGACTACGGGCTGTCGTGCCCACAATCTTTCCCCCTAGCACGGTCAACCGAGGAGAGAGTGTGAGGGTCAGACTGCCAGAGAGAAGGTCGCGACCGGCGCCTCCACCCTCATTCATGGCTGAGGAATTTGTCAACATCCATAAAAAAAGGGGCCCTAAACCCAAGTTCCGTTTAGGATTCAACATGGAGCCAGACAGCTGTCCATCAGAGGAGCCCGAGAAGAGGAGTCGGTTAGAGGAGCAGCACGTCCCATACGGTCTGTCTAAAATGTCCAGACATTGTCATCATGAAGCCGAAACATCTGAGAGAAGTGTCATCCAGTTGACACGCAGGTTTCAAGAGGGAACCAGCATTGTGCCAAAATCAAACAACGCTCACAGACGGGTGGGGACTGTGTCCAATCCTGGCACCCATAGCCATGATGGTAGACTCGTCCATAAGGCTAGACTCGATCACCAGAGCCGCAGAACTTTAGAATGCCCTGGGGGCATGTCTGTCCCCCACCCCAAACTGAAGCATGTGTCCAAAAAACATTTCTACAGAGCCAGTGACTCTTCTTCATCCATGCAACAGTCTAGCCCCATTGTTGGCGCCAAATTGCCTGCATCGAGGAGTTTTGGAGAGCAGTCAGCAGGGTCTTGGAGGCCACGTCTGGATAATGTTGAGAAGGTGGTGGTAACAGATGTGACAACAAACTTTTTGACAGTCACCATCAAAGAGAGCAGCACAGACAAAGGTTTTTTCAAAGATAAAAGATGA